In a single window of the Drosophila albomicans strain 15112-1751.03 chromosome 3, ASM965048v2, whole genome shotgun sequence genome:
- the LOC117566719 gene encoding uncharacterized protein LOC117566719 yields the protein MEAFPTTYDAKDKTWSGPKRSSIYNSDAALGRIIFNNMKNWPRNVCQINDASGESLTYAQAITWAIRIAQHLKKRGLNDTDVIGISAKNTNYLMPLATGCLMNATPFHAVNPLLDEDTIKHAFGLTKPKIIFCDGVEYNKMKSATQGWSPEIFTMIDHIEGVPKIESLLDPTPTEMFYQPEPLKNGGDQTVAILCSSGTTGLPKAVCISNSTLLMDNVQITSEMIFYVASSLDWMTGVFALIFTTVYGCTRVITNKPFTPEYFVQLVKKYQLLYAVLPPRYLSGLAICPEATVEALSSLRLINFGGGVVSLATLQRIQELCKNAILTGGYGMTEVGGITANLGIKNINAAGKPIAGIKMRIVDDDGKKLGYNQVGEIYVHTGQPWNGYYGNPLESRRMQDFEGWYHTGDLGYFDDNNLLYIVDRKKEILKYQGLHYWPTEIETVIAELPQVQDVCVVGIYDERQGDAAGALIVKRKGCEINEKAIIDHVAKRLTGVQMQLHAGVRFTDNLPANHNGKTVRRTAREVFVAVK from the exons ATGGAAGCCTTTCCAACTACCTACGATGCAAAGGATAAAACTTGGAGTGGCCCGAAACGTAGCTCCATCTACAACTCGGACGCAGCCTTGGGCAGGATCATATTCAACAACATGAAAAATTGGCCAAGAAATGTTTGTCAA ATCAACGATGCTAGCGGCGAATCCTTAACCTATGCTCAGGCTATAACTTGGGCTATTCGGATTGCGCAGCACCTGAAAAAGCGAGGACTTAATGACACCGATGTGATTGGAATTTCTGCTAAGAATACAAATTATCTCATGCCCTTGGCTACTGGCTGTCTGATGAACGCGACTCCTTTTCATGCCGTCAACCCATTGCTCGATGAAG atACCATTAAACATGCTTTTGGGTTAACCAAGCCCAAGATTATATTTTGTGATGGAGTTGAgtataacaaaatgaaatcgGCAACACAAGGCTGGAGTCctgaaatatttacaatgaTCGATCATATTGAGGGTGTGCCCAAAATCGAGTCCCTGCTGGATCCCACACCAACAGAAATGTTTTATCA ACCTGAACCTCTTAAAAATGGTGGAGATCAAACCGTGGCAATTCTATGCTCATCTGGTACAACAGGACTACCGAAAGCTGTTTGCATATCAAATAGTACTCTCTTGATGGATAATGT TCAAATTACCAGCGAGATGATCTTTTATGTGGCAAGCTCCTTGGATTGGATGACAGGAGTCTTTGCTCTTATTTTCACCACAGTGTACGGCTGTACTCGTGTCATAACTAACAAACCCTTCACTCCTGAATACTTTGTGCAATTGGTGAAGAAGTATCAGCTCCTCTATGCCGTGCTACCTCCTCGATATTTGTCCGGTTTGGCAATTTGTCCAGAAGCAACTGTAGAGGCACTCTCATCCTTGAGATTGATTAACTTTGGTGGAGGCGTGGTGTCCCTGGCAACCTTGCAGCGAATTCAAGAGCTATGCAAGAATGCTATTCTAACTGGAGGATATGGAATGACCGAAGTTGGCGGAATCACCGCAAATCTTggaatcaaaaatattaatgcagCTGGAAAGCCCATAGCAGGTATTAAAATGCGCATTGTCGATGACGATGGTAAGAAACTGGGCTACAATCAGGTTGGCGAGATTTATGTGCACACCGGACAACCATGGAATGGATACTACGGCAATCCCTTGGAGTCTCGTCGAATGCAGGACTTTGAGGGTTGGTACCACACCGGTGATTTGGGATACTTTGATGATAACAACTTGTTGTATATTGTGGATCGCAAGAAGGAGATCCTCAAGTATCAGGGTCTGCATTATTGGCCCACAGAAATCGAGACTGTTATTGCGGAGCTGCCTCAGGTGCAGGATGTGTGCGTTGTGGGCATCTACGATGAGCGTCAAGGCGATGCTGCTGGCGCTTTGATTGTCAAGCGAAAGGGATGTGAGATCAACGAGAAGGCGATCATCGATCATGTGGCCAAACGATTGACCGGGGTGCAGATGCAACTTCATGCTGGAGTTCGCTTTACAGATAATCTACCAGCCAACCATAATGGAAAGACCGTTCGCAGGACAGCGCGCGAAGTTTTTGTAgctgttaaataa
- the LOC117572671 gene encoding uncharacterized protein LOC117572671, with the protein MAALPTTYNEKDNIWSGAKRNSIFNYDTSVGKIIFNTMRNWPKNVCQINDVDGVSLTNGQAITWAIRIAQYLKKRGLNHKDVIGISAKNTTYVLPLGIACLMNSTPFHAVNPMLDEETIKYVFELTKPMVIFCDGHEYEKIHSATRGWHPEIFTMVDHIEGVPKIETLLDATNTEMLYQPELLKNGGDQTVAILCSSGTTGLPKAVCLSNSILIQDSMLVTSESIIYTSSSLDWITGLWAFIFSTVFGCTRIITNKPFSPEYFVELVKKYKINYAVVPPRHLSALITCPEATTEALSPIRMLNYGGGLVTLTTLQRAQEICKTAMFNSGYGMTEVGAITGNIGISNNNSAGRLMPGIKIRIVDEEGKSLSYKQVGEIYVHTGQAWNGYYGNPVETRRMQDFEGWFHTGDLGYFDEQNFLYIVDRKKEILKYQGLHYWPTEIETVIAELPQVQDVCVVGIYDERQGDAAGALIVKRKGYEINEKAIIDHVAKRLTGVQKQLHAGVRFTDKLPANFNGKTIRKAARDVFVSIK; encoded by the exons ATGGCAGCACTACCCACCACCTATAATGAAAAGGATAATATCTGGAGCGGTGCCAAACGTAACTCGATCTTCAACTATGATACGTCTGTTGggaaaattatattcaataccATGAGAAATTGGCCAAAGAATGTTTGTCAA ATCAACGATGTTGATGGTGTATCGTTGACAAATGGTCAAGCTATTACTTGGGCCATACGAATTGCTCAATATTTGAAGAAACGGGGACTTAACCACAAGGATGTTATTGGGATATCGGCTAAAAATACGACTTATGTGCTGCCTTTGGGTATTGCTTGTCTGATGAACTCCACACCGTTCCATGCAGTGAATCCCATGCTAGATGAGG aaaCCATCAAGTATGTTTTCGAATTAACCAAGCCAATGGTCATATTTTGTGATGGTCACGAATACGAGAAAATCCATTCGGCAACTCGGGGCTGGCATCCAGAAATATTTACGATGGTTGATCATATCGAGGGTGTGCCCAAGATTGAGACTCTGTTGGATGCCACAAATACGGAAATGCTTTATCA ACCTGAACTGCTTAAAAATGGTGGAGATCAGACAGTGGCTATTTTGTGCTCTTCGGGAACTACGGGATTACCAAAAGCCGTCTGCTTATCCAACAGCATCCTTATACAGGACAGCAT GCTGGTCACCAGTGAATCGATTATCTACACATCGAGTTCCTTGGATTGGATTACTGGCCTTTGGGCCTTTATTTTCAGCACAGTATTTGGCTGTACTCGCATCATAACCAATAAGCCCTTTAGTCCCGAATATTTTGTGGAGTTGGTCAAGAAGTACAAGATCAATTATGCTGTGGTGCCTCCTCGCCATCTCTCCGCTTTGATCACTTGCCCGGAAGCAACGACTGAAGCTCTTTCGCCCATTCGCATGCTCAACTATGGCGGAGGTTTGGTTACGTTGACAACATTGCAGCGTGCCCAGGAGATATGCAAGACTGCCATGTTCAATTCGGGATATGGCATGACCGAAGTGGGTGCTATAACTGGTAATATTGGGATTAGTAACAACAACTCGGCTGGTCGCTTAATGCCGGGCATTAAAATTCGCATCGTCGACGAGGAAGGCAAGAGCTTGAGTTACAAACAAGTGGGCGAGATTTATGTGCACACCGGACAGGCATGGAATGGTTACTATGGCAATCCTGTGGAGACTCGCCGAATGCAGGACTTTGAAGGCTGGTTCCACACCGGTGATTTGGGATACTTTGATGAACAGAACTTCTTGTATATTGTGGATCGCAAGAAGGAGATCCTGAAGTACCAGGGTCTGCATTATTGGCCCACAGAAATCGAGACTGTCATTGCGGAGCTGCCTCAAGTGCAggatgtgtgtgttgtgggcATCTACGATGAGCGTCAAGGCGATGCTGCTGGCGCTTTGATTGTCAAGCGAAAGGGATATGAGATCAACGAGAAGGCGATCATCGATCATGTGGCCAAGCGATTGACCGGGGTGCAGAAGCAACTTCATGCCGGCGTTCGCTTCACTGATAAACTGCCAGCGAATTTTAATGGCAAGACGATCCGAAAGGCAGCGCGAGACGTATTTGTTtccattaaataa
- the LOC117566718 gene encoding odorant receptor 49a-like gives MKTFGKEIQRSYEDFIYIPSIMFKSIGYDILNTPKPRWQDLLMRCYFLIGLGSHYYIIYYMMLRIIQWDTLSGDPVTIVRYAEIFFLSVNSEIKIITFIYYRNRIRELCNGLGRVFPSENSERRYYNVNSFYWPRVIRYGVYYFCFVVLLVVFAPLVQSTCIYLYQRFTIGSEAKFPYLRAYPMQLSFDAKTPLRYLFAEILEFTSSHFYMTFNIGTDIWMMCLSGQICMHFAHLGRVLANYSPSYERSSEDCEFLVRIVRKHRQVLSFHKELNDIFGMLLAYNLFTTASTLCCVAFYTIVRGLNLEGVSFLSYFFSCAAQFYMVCYYGQKLIDLSEALSEAAYSQTWYNGSLTYRKILLIIMLNTGALSQRNNYYIVGYI, from the exons ATGAAGACATTCGGCAAAGAAATTCAGCGGAGCTACGAAGACTTTATCTATATACCGAGTATAATGTTCAAGTCGATCGGTTATGACATTTTAAACACTCCTAAGCCAAGGTGGCAGGATCTTCTGATGCGTTGTTACTTTTTAATCGGCCTAGGAAGTCATTACTACATTATCTACTATATGATGCTGCGAATCATTCAGTGGGATACTTTGTCGGGTGATCCAGTGACAATCGTGCGATATGCGGAGATTTTCTTTCTCTCGGTTAATTcggaaattaaaatcattacatttatatattaccGCAACCGCATTCGCGAACTCTGTAACGGATTGGGAAGAGTTTTTCCGAGCGAGAATTCCGAGCGTCGATATTATAATGTCAACTCTTTTTATTGGCCCCGAGTCATACGTTATGGTGTTTActacttttgctttgttgtgcTACTGGTTGTATTTGCCCCGTTAGTGCAATCAACCTGCATTTATCTCTATCAGCGATTTACGATTGGAAGTGAGGCTAAATTTCCTTATCTCCGCGCCTACCCGATGCAGCTCAGTTTCGATGCGAAAACACCATTAAGATATCTGTTTGCTGAGATCCTTGAGTTCACTTCTAGTCACTTCTACATGACTTTTAACATAGGCACCGATATTTGGATGATGTGTCTTTCCGGGCAAATCTGCATGCACTTTGCCCATCTGGGAAGAGTGTTGGCCAACTACAGTCCTAGTTACGAACGTTCGTCTGAGGATTGCGAATTCCTGGTCAGGATCGTTCGAAAACATCGCCAAGTGCTCAG ttttcaCAAGGAACTGAACGATATCTTTGGCATGCTGTTGGCCTATAATCTCTTTACTACGGCCAGCACCCTTTGCTGTGTTGCCTTCTATACGATTGTGCGAGGCTTGAATCTGGAGGGTGTCTCATTTCTATCATATTTCTTTAGCTGTGCCGCTCAGTTTTATATGGTCTGCTATTACGGACAAAAGCTTATTGATTTG AGTGAAGCATTGTCAGAGGCTGCTTACTCGCAAACTTGGTATAATGGATCCCTTACTTATCGGAAAATATTACTAATAATTATGCTCAACACTGGAGCACTCAGCCAAAggaataattattatatcgttggatacatttaa
- the LOC117570615 gene encoding deoxyribose-phosphate aldolase, translating into MEVKVKVFSVNKTLPYDASLLRINFSLPQINEIALNISQRSTVSGINEIAYALKALMLTDLTTLAGDDTAANVRRLCVRACLPFEPQFFEKSFERTLLPDIHCAAVCVYPARVADAYKTLQQYGKLDEISIAAVATGFPTGQYGLQTRLQEISYAILAGATEIDIVINRQLALIGDWEGVYNEVVLMRNACGERAHLKTILAIGELGSMENVYKASMVCMLAGADFIKTSTGKEAVNATLPVGLVMIYAIQEFKRRTGQIVGLKPAGGVRTVRDAIAWITLVKETLGMHWLQPELFRFGASGLLDDIEKVVRNGVAQLEKA; encoded by the exons atggaagtcaaagtcaaagtatTTTCGGTTAACAAAACCCTGCCCTAtg ATGCCTCGCTACTTCGGATTAATTTTTCACTGCCGCAAATCAATGAGATTGCCTTGAACATTTCGCAGCGCTCCACAGTCTCTGGTATCAATGAGATTGCCTACGCATTAAAAGCATTAATGTTGACGGATCTGACCACATTGGCTGGCGATGATACGGCCGCCAATGTTCGACGACTTTGCGTCCGTGCCTGCCTCCCCTTCGAGCCGCAATTCTTTGAAAAATCCTTTGAACGCACTCTCCTACCGGACATCCATTGTGCCGCTGTTTGCGTTTATCCCGCTCGTGTTGCGGATGCGTACAAGACGCTGCAACAGTATGGCAAACTGGACGAAATATCGATTGCTGCGGTGGCCACCGGTTTTCCAACTGGACAGTACGGTCTGCAGACGCGCCTGCAGGAGATCAGCTACGCTATTCTGGCCGGTGCCACAGAGATTGACATTGTGATCAATCGTCAGTTGGCGCTCATTGGCGACTGGGAAGGTGTCTACAATGAGGTGGTGCTCATGCGCAATGCCTGCGGCGAACGCGCTCATCTAAAGACGATTCTGGCCATTGGCGAGCTGGGTTCCATGGAGAAT GTGTATAAGGCATCCATGGTGTGCATGCTGGCTGGCGCTGACTTCATCAAGACATCCACGGGCAAGGAGGCGGTCAATGCCACTCTGCCCGTTGGCCTGGTCATGATCTATGCCATACAGGAGTTCAAGCGACGCACTGGTCAAATTGTGGGCTTAAAGCCAGCTGGAGGAGTGCGTACTGTGCGCGATGCCATTGCCTGGATAACGCTGGTGAAGGAGACACTTGGCATGCATTGGCTGCAGCCTGAACTATTCCGTTTTGGAGCATCTGGTCTGCTCGACGATATTGAAAAAGTGGTCCGCAATGGCGTCGCGCAGCTGGAAAAGGCTTAA
- the LOC117570616 gene encoding uncharacterized protein LOC117570616, whose protein sequence is MLNGSLIILLLCVFCATINATPTSSRLARSAHLQEDVQLLHPHVITIERLEHLLRRAGEIFGPAVMQNEDAQTSASEVQPQIQIHPQPHPQPQPYMLPPTEQPYNFYLPLFDYVDPKLDAKSKRMEKIAPPPHRVQQERNYYADKPKKTPKKFNADAKHINMKWLNTYEKAMGGNTPKAVYLEQDERSRINFDDSFFAVDMHVKTPDNQPHVNVPGELMQHGEQLPEDDLMAAPAHQLAYNFKPTGA, encoded by the exons ATGTTGAATGGGTCACTAATAATA ctgctgctgtgcgtgTTTTGTGCCACAAttaatgccacgcccacatcgTCGAGACTGGCACGAAGTGCTCATCTTCAGGAGGATGTGCAGCTTCTGCATCCACATGTCATAACCATCGAGCGTTTGGAGCATTTGCTGCGACGTGCCGGCGAAATCTTTGGTCCTGCTGTTATGCAGAACGAGGATGCACAGACGTCGGCCAGCGAAGTGCAACCTCAGATTCAAATTCACCCTCAACCGCATCCGCAGCCACAGCCCTACATGCTGCCACCCACAGAGCAACCTTACAACTTTTATTTACCACTCTTCGACTACGTCGATCCCAAGCTAGATGCCAAGAGCAAGCGCATGGAGAAAATTGCGCCACCTCCACATCGAGTGCAGCAGGAACGCAACTACTACGCGGACAAGCCAAAGAAGACGCCCAAGAAATTCAATGCGGATGCCAAGCACATCAATATGAAGTGGCTCAACACCTACGAGAAGGCAATGGGTGGCAATACGCCCAAGGCTGTCTACTTGGAGCAGGACGAACGTAGTCGCATCAATTTCGATGATTCATTTTTTGCCGTGGACATGCACGTCAAGACGCCCGACAATCAGCCCCACGTCAATGTGCCTGGGGAGCTCATGCAGCACGGCGAGCAGCTGCCCGAGGATGATCTAATGGCTGCACCTGCGCATCAGCTTGCATACAACTTTAAGCCAACTGGAGCCTAG
- the LOC117568201 gene encoding probable nucleoporin Nup54 — MSFFGGNTSLGATSTPAKPGGMFGSSFGASTGAAAPAFGATTATVAPAFGAPAASAAPAFGSAISAPAFGTASTAFGTATTSAPTSTLGGGFGGFGAAATATSQPSLFATPAAAPPAFSGFGQLSTSTAPATGFGGFGGTTTTAPTFGGFGASQPSAFGGGTFGSAFGKPAAATTVTPGFGGFGGTNFMLGQPQQQPVAISADEAFAQSILNVSIFGDERDNIVAKWNYLQAMWGTGKLFYSQSAAPVDITQENYLCRFKAIGYSRMPGKDNKLGLVALNFDRELATIKTQQQQIIQTLHSLMGSKPNILVHIDVLKELENKKCQMVIYVEEKLQMTHGPNDSKRILATELSMYLNQASRFGQQLTNLGINSVFALTALDEDQIKEYLENPPRSVDPRMWRQANLDNPDATQFIPVPMIGFSDLKWRLKCQEQETETHALYMKKVDGELQELRQRHASATAKILEHKRKLAEMGHRILRIVVKQECTRKVGSALSPEEEALRTKLQNMQAVVSAPTQFKGRLSELLSQIRMQRNQFAGNGCNDYTIDKNAEDEMKTILTMQQRAMEFLKETVSKDLEALDIIIKGLPELQQT; from the exons ATGTCCTTCTTTGGTGGCAACACATCGCTTGGCGCGACAAGCACGCCGGCTAAAC CGGGCGGAATGTTTGGGTCATCATTTGGAGCATCAACGGGAGCAGCGGCACCGGCATTTGGGGCGACAACAGCGACAGTAGCACCGGCATTTGGTGCGCCAGCTGCATCTGCGGCGCCGGCTTTTGGTAGCGCGATATCTGCACCAGCATTTGGCACCGCATCCACAGCATTTGGCACGGCGACAACATCGGCACCCACATCGACACTGGGCGGTGGATTTGGTGGCTTCGGTGCggcggcgacagcgacaagtCAACCCAGTTTGTTTGCGACACCCGCTGCAGCGCCTCCTGCTTTCAGTGGTTTTGGTCAATTGTCTACCAGCACTGCGCCTGCAACTGGATTTGGGGGCTTTGGGggaaccacaacaacagcgccaACGTTTGGTGGCTTTGGCGCTAGCCAACCATCGGCGTTTGGCGGTGGCACCTTTGGATCAG CTTTTGGCAAACCGGCTGCTGCAACGACTGTTACACCAGGTTTTGGGGGCTTCGGTGGTACGAATTTTATGCTCGgccagccacagcaacaacctGTTGCCATCTCAGCAGACGAGGCGTTTGCACAGTCCATTCTGAATGTCTCAATTTTTGGCGATGAGCGCGACAATATTGTCGCCAAATGGAATTATCTGCAGGCCATGTGGGGCACCGGCAAACTATTTTACTCCCAGAGTGCAGCGCCTGTGGACATAACGCAGGAGAATTACCTCTGCCGTTTTAAGGCAATTGGCTACAGTCGTATGCCTGGCAAGGATAATAAATTGGGATTGGTTGCACTCAATTTCGATCGAGAGCTGGCGACAATTAA gacacaacaacaacagattaTACAAACGTTGCACAGCTTGATGGGCAGCAAGCCAAATATTTTGGTCCACATTGATGTACTCAAAGAGCTGGAGAATAAGAAATGCCAAATGGTCATTTATGTGGAGGAGAAACTACAAATGACACATGGACCAAACGACAGCAAACGTATACTTGCCACTGAACTCTCCATGTATTTGAATCAGGCAAGCAGATTTGGGCAGCAATTGACCAATTTGGGCATCAATTCGGTGTTCGCACTAACGGCGCTTGACGAGGATCAAATTAAAGAGTACCTAGAGAATCCGCCACGAAGTGTTGATCCACGCATGTGGCGACAGGCCAATTTGGACAATCCGGATGCCACTCAATTCATACCGGTGCCTATGATTGGTTTCAGCGATCTTAAGTGGCGTTTGAAGTGTCAGGAACAGGAAACAGAAACACATGCGTTATACATGAAAAAGGTCGATGGTGAATTGCAGGAGCTGCGGCAGCGACACGCCTCGGCAACGGCGAAAATCTTGGAGCACAAACGGAAACTAGCCGAAATGGGCCATCGCATATTAAGA ATCGTTGTGAAGCAGGAATGCACACGCAAGGTGGGCAGCGCATTGTCTCCGGAGGAGGAGGCGCTTCGCACTAAGCTACAGAATATGCAGGCCGTGGTATCGGCGCCGACACAGTTCAAGGGACGACTCAGTGAACTGCTCTCTCAGATTCGAATGCAGCGCAATCAATTTGCCGGCAATGGATGCAATGATTACACCATCGACAAGAATGCCGAGGATGAGATGAAGACCATTCTGACCATGCAACAGCGTGCCATGGAGTTTTTGAAAGAGACGGTGAGCAAGGATCTCGAAGCGCTCGATATTATCATAAAAGGTTTGCCCGAGTTACAGCAAACATGA
- the LOC117568205 gene encoding uncharacterized protein LOC117568205 codes for MSLLLIFILVTTLSALAYIGYVLHKKGINPKEIRVNSIQGAKQLLTLPSNAGPQRYLAKNA; via the exons ATGTCGCTGctgcttatttttatattggtTACAACATTATCTGCTCTAGCCTACATTGGTTATGTTCTGCACAAGAAAGG AATTAATCCAAAGGAAATACGTGTGAACAGCATACAGGGAGCAAAGCAGCTGCTAACATTGCCCTCAAATGCTGGACCTCAACGTTATTTGGCCAAAAATGCTTGA
- the LOC117568204 gene encoding LOW QUALITY PROTEIN: uncharacterized protein LOC117568204 (The sequence of the model RefSeq protein was modified relative to this genomic sequence to represent the inferred CDS: deleted 1 base in 1 codon) produces MSSECKYDAKHLEDKLRARFEPSHVEVTDDSDGCGAKFSVIIVSKEFVGQSLLKKHRLVNQSLAEELKSIHAFSQKAYTPEEWEKVQQQQQ; encoded by the exons atgAGTAGTGAATGTAAATACGATGCAAAACACTTGGAAGACAAGCTGAGAGCGAGATTTGAACCAAGCCATGTAGAAGTAACCGACGATTCTGACGGATGTGGTGCTAAATTCAGCGTTATCATAGTGTCTAAAGAATTTGTGGGACAATCAttgcta aaaaaacacagatt GGTAAACCAATCGCTTGCTGAAGAACTAAAGTCAATTCACGCTTTCTCACAAAAGGCATACACCCCCGAAGAGTGGGAGaaagtgcagcaacaacaacagtaa
- the LOC117568202 gene encoding mevalonate kinase — MLKFQVHSPGKVILHGEHAVVYHKPALAAVVGLGTKLQLRSQEGSQVASFQLDALNCTLEINLQEFNAFLTNFRQKYPGDKLDSTAKLMEEVRSEVSKQLERSVGSTPKQHTQRAFISIYYLLAGAVLTAPNQPTLTLQTGFQVHVDTELNVGAGLGSSASYGAALATAFLILAGHFDQSSYLQDENLALISHWAYESERVNHGTPSGVDNTVCTYGGILRFVKGQGFQSLKIHKPLNILLVDSRVSRSTADIVAKVRHLAEDFPQLIEAIWQACEQLVNSAVPLYESFGNAQDDSQKFEKLERLFQINNDLLKAIGVTHPKLEQIFTIAFKRGFFSKLTGAGAGGYAIVLLPENFECNEVYWKLKEELEGAGFGVHVTTAGGEGLRVTSLDN, encoded by the coding sequence ATGCTCAAGTTCCAGGTTCACTCCCCTGGCAAGGTGATTTTACATGGCGAACACGCGGTTGTCTACCACAAGCCCGCTTTGGCCGCCGTCGTTGGCCTGGGTACTAAACTGCAGCTGCGCTCCCAGGAAGGTAGCCAGGTGGCCAGCTTTCAGCTGGATGCATTGAACTGCACTCTGGAAATCAATTTGCAGGAATTCAATGCATTTCTCACCAACTTCCGCCAAAAATATCCTGGAGATAAATTAGACAGCACAGCCAAATTAATGGAGGAAGTGCGTTCCGAGGTATCCAAGCAGCTGGAACGCAGCGTGGGCAGCACACCTAAACAGCACACACAACGCGCcttcatttccatttattaTCTGCTTGCGGGCGCTGTGCTCACAGCACCCAATCAACCGACGCTGACACTTCAGACGGGTTTCCAGGTGCATGTTGACACGGAACTGAATGTGGGCGCTGGTCTTGGCAGTTCCGCTTCATATGGCGCCGCTTTAGCTACCGCTTTTCTCATCTTAGCTGGCCATTTCGATCAGTCCAGCTACTTGCAGGATGAAAACTTGGCACTGATTTCCCATTGGGCTTACGAATCGGAGCGTGTCAATCATGGTACACCCTCAGGAGTAGATAACACTGTATGTACCTATGGCGGCATTTTGCGTTTCGTCAAGGGTCAAGGTTTTCAATCACTGAAAATCCATAAACCACTCAATATTCTTCTGGTGGATAGTCGAGTCAGTCGCAGCACCGCGGACATTGTGGCCAAGGTGCGTCACCTGGCCGAGGATTTTCCGCAACTTATTGAGGCAATCTGGCAAGCCTGTGAGCAGCTGGTGAACTCAGCAGTGCCGCTTTACGAGAGCTTTGGCAATGCACAGGATGACAGCCAAAAGTTCGAGAAACTCGAACGTCTCTTTCAGATCAACAACGATCTGTTAAAGGCCATCGGTGTGACACATCCAAAGCTGGAGCAAATCTTTACAATTGCCTTCAAGCGTGGTTTCTTCTCCAAGTTGACGGGTGCTGGTGCTGGCGGCTATGCCATTGTGCTTCTGCCCGAGAACTTTGAATGCAACGAGGTCTACTGGAAGCTGAAGGAGGAACTGGAGGGTGCTGGTTTTGGTGTGCATGTGACAACAGCAGGTGGCGAGGGATTGCGTGTAACCTCGTTGGACAACTGA
- the LOC117568203 gene encoding transcription elongation factor SPT4: MSFDAIPKDLRGLRACLVCSLVKTFDQFETDGCENCEEFLRMKNNKDNVYDHTSNNFDGIIALTTPTDSWVAKWQRLARFTRGIYAISVSGTLPHSTLRDMKNRGIVFKSRDRSQR; this comes from the exons atGTCCTTTGACGCAATTCCAAAAGATTTGCGTGGTCTACGCGCCTGTTTGGTTTGCTCCTTAGTCAAG ACATTCGATCAATTTGAAACTGATGGCTGTGAGAATTGTGAGGAATTCCTGCGCATGAAGAACAACAAAGACAATGTCTATGATCACACTAGCAACAATTTCGATGGCATTATCGCACTGACAACACCCACTGATTCTTGGGTCGCAAAATGGCAACGTTTgg CTCGCTTTACTCGGGGCATTTACGCGATTTCCGTTTCGGGCACTTTGCCACACTCGACGCTGCGTGACATGAAGAATCGAGGCATCGTGTTCAAGTCGAGGGATAGAAGTCAACGCTAG